GCTTCATGGAGCGTGAACCTCCGTGGACGGGTGCGGAAAGCGCGCTGAGGGAGGGGGAGGCTGTGCGGTCTGTCGAGCGTAAGGCGCACCTGGGCCTGTCGCTCCTTCGTGGCGGCCCGTTGTGGGCGAACTCACGGGCTCTGTCACCGGTTCGGATGGATGGCGGGCCGTCACGGCGGAGTGGGCCGCGCGCCGGTACGGTCTTGAGGTATGGACACGTCATGGTGGCCCGCGCTGGTCGCGGTCGTGGTGATCGCGCTGGTCGTGGCGGTCGCCGGCGGACGGAAGCGTTCGTCGGGGAGGCCCTCGGGCCGGAGGCCTTCGGGGCGGCAGCCCTCGGGAAGGCGCCCTTCGGAGCTGACTCGGCCGCCCGGCAGGCCGTCGGGGCCGCGGAAGGCTCCGTCGCGGCTGCCGCGGGCGGGGGAGATCTGGTGGGCCGACGTGCCCTTCGAGGACGGGCCCGGTTCGAAGGACCGGCCGTGCCTGGTGCTCTCGCTCCGGGGTGACAGCGTGCTCGTCGCCAAGATCACCAGCAAGTACCACGACGAGCGGCCGGGGGTGATCCCGCTGCCGCCGGGGGCGGTGGGCGACGCTCAGGGGCGGCCGAGCTTCCTGGAGACGGACGAGCTGCGGGACGTGCCCGTGGTGGGCTTCCGCCGGAAAGTGGGAACGGCGGACCCGGTCGTGTGGGACCAGGTCCGCCATCTGGCGCGCTGACGTCGTACGGGCCCGCGGGTGCGGGTCCGGGCGGCTACGCCCAGAGCTGGCCCTGGACCGTCTCGATCGCCTCTTCCGTCGTCGCGGCCGTGTAGAGGCCGGTCGACAGGTACTTCCAGCCGCCGTCGGCGACGACGAACGCGATGTCGGCGCTCTCGCCGGCCTTGACCGCCTTGTTGCCGACGCCGATGGCCGCGTGCAGGGCGGCGCCCGTCGAGACGCCCGCGAAGATGCCCTCCTGCTGGAGGAGTTCGCGGGTGCGGGTGACCGCGTCGGCCGAGCCCACCGAGAAGCGGGTGGTGAGGACGGAGGCGTCGTACAGCTCGGGGACGAAGCCCTCGTCGAGGTTGCGCAGACCGTAGACCAGGTCGTCGTAGCGCGGTTCGGCGGCGACGATCTTGACGTCGGGCTTGTGCTCGCGCAGGTAGCGGCCGACGCCCATGAGCGTGCCGGTCGTGCCGAGGCCGGCGACGAAGTGCGTGATGGAGGGCAGGTCGGCGAGGATCTCGGGGCCCGTGGTGGCGTAGTGGGCGCCCGCGTTGTCCGGGTT
Above is a genomic segment from Streptomyces sp. NBC_00094 containing:
- a CDS encoding PLP-dependent cysteine synthase family protein, which produces MRYDSSLAAVGNTPLVRLPRLSPSDDVRIWAKLEDRNPTGSVKDRPALHMIEQAEKDGRLTPGCTILEPTSGNTGISLAMAAKLKGYRIVCVMPENTSEERRQLLAMWGAEIVSSPAAGGSNTAVRVAKEIAAENPSWVMLYQYGNPDNAGAHYATTGPEILADLPSITHFVAGLGTTGTLMGVGRYLREHKPDVKIVAAEPRYDDLVYGLRNLDEGFVPELYDASVLTTRFSVGSADAVTRTRELLQQEGIFAGVSTGAALHAAIGVGNKAVKAGESADIAFVVADGGWKYLSTGLYTAATTEEAIETVQGQLWA
- a CDS encoding type II toxin-antitoxin system PemK/MazF family toxin: MDTSWWPALVAVVVIALVVAVAGGRKRSSGRPSGRRPSGRQPSGRRPSELTRPPGRPSGPRKAPSRLPRAGEIWWADVPFEDGPGSKDRPCLVLSLRGDSVLVAKITSKYHDERPGVIPLPPGAVGDAQGRPSFLETDELRDVPVVGFRRKVGTADPVVWDQVRHLAR